The proteins below are encoded in one region of Apteryx mantelli isolate bAptMan1 chromosome 25, bAptMan1.hap1, whole genome shotgun sequence:
- the SYPL2 gene encoding synaptophysin-like protein 2, whose product MSEPGAPAAGDKTPRLQDRVLGGMRWGRLQEPLGFVKVLQWLFAIFAFGACGSFSGETGATVKCNGETKEMSAISVQFGYPFRLYQVPFEMPDCEGASESRTLHLVGDFSAPAEFFVTLGVFSFLYAMAALVLYLRFHSLYGEKKQLPFADFCVTVSFAFLWLVAAAAWGKGLSDVKGATRPSSLIGAMSVCQGQEAVCNAGATPAMGLANISVLFGFINFILWAGNCWFVFKETAWHAQAAPRDSAAEQGAIDKQ is encoded by the exons atgtcggagcccggcgcccccgcggccggcgaCAAAACGCCCCGGCTCCAG GACCGCGTCCTGGGCGGGATGCGCTGGGGCCGCCTCCAGGAGCCCCTGGGCTTCGTCAAGGTGCTGCAGTGG CTTTTCGCCATCTTCGCTTTCGGGGCCTGCGGCTCCTTCAGCGGCGAGACGGGGGCCACGGTGAAATGCAACGGCGAAACCAAAGAGATGAGCGCCATTTCGGTGCAGTTCGGGTACCCCTTCAG GTTGTACCAGGTGCCTTTCGAGATGCCGGATTGCGAGGGCGCCTCCGAGAGCCGGACCCTGCACCTCGTCGGGGACTTCTCGGCGCCCGCTGAGTTTTTCGTGACCCTGGGGGTCTTCTCCTTCCTCTACGCCATGGCGGCTCTGGTGCTCTACCTGCGCTTTCATTCCCTCTACGGCGAGAAGAAGCAGCTGCCCTTCGCG GATTTCTGCGTGACCGTCTCCTTCGCCTTCCTCTggctggtggcggcggcggcgtggggcaAGGGGCTGAGCGACGTGAAGGGGGCCACGCGGCCCTCCAGCCTCATCGGCGCCATGAGCGTGTGCCAGGGCCAGGAGGCGGTGTGCAACGCGGGGGCCACGCCGGCCATGGGGCTGGCCAACATCTCCGTG CTCTTCGGCTTCATCAATTTTATCCTGTGGGCCGGGAACTGCTGGTTCGTGTTTAAGGAGACGGCGTGGCACGCGCAGGCTGCCCCCCGCGACAGCGCCGCCGAGCAGGGCGCCATCGACAAGCAGtag
- the ATXN7L2 gene encoding ataxin-7-like protein 2, which translates to MAVRGRAAAAAAMAAAERRLPSLDDFAGQSWSAWVERAGPPAEPGSEPEESSKSGSKKLDAMTLIKEDMSIFGHCPAHDEFYLVVCNHCSQVVKPQAFQKHCERRHGPLSKLYARAGSGPAKCHAVNGQPPACGVPGAAKAPREKVPGARGRAQPLPERPAKAQKDNLCLFMPVVNLEKISSLPKPDGHGIKVPPKPSAVPGQPACGSKEPPGKPALAAAPKEPPPPAKAAGDTVVPADGSARKPENAPAPGEKEPGASKPPPKSHKKMARKECDLNRQCGVLNPETKKICTRLLTCKIHSVHQRREVQGRAKDFDVLVAELKANSRKGEGAKEKSPVRKEAAAPPERLCQDASSLPQPPAVLPSASPCRPKPPHSHGPLPRSRLSSESDGEEPPAASGEGDAGLYPFPLAKGGSRVSSDESEEEAGDDVHRPDCHYASRPPRPQAFCTFGSRLVSPGCYVFNRRLDRFCSALGSMLERHLSSHMWKKIPPAADPQLHTAPAPGGNPSCGPGAPPGSLARPSATCPAPSGARDARPPASLNYTVGSPPAAAACSQPECPGGGSQSITSPLPANIPSPSFSKLPSTKASKSSKAKEAAGGAEPDAAAAAARKRKQPPGAAAGPPYKRTCLADSAKGKGTGCQVSHPPGKTKPSLGCPSSSSSSSSSSSSSSLNGSVAPGSRVKRAGPLDCRAAGHPPPLPPPPPPPPVKASQLENRGSPLNGPKALAANCISDAEAKKRKNAATYCRPVKPKHSVPLPAPAPAPAPAPSDSGCSARRKKPGVPPGFEEKRSALKSKAH; encoded by the exons atggcggTGCgtgggcgcgcggcggcggcggcggcgatggcggcggcggagcggcggctgCCGAGCCTCGACGACTTCGCGGGGCAGAGCTGGAGCGCCTGGGtggagcgggccgggccgccggccGAGCCGg GGTCGGAGCCGGAGGAGAGCAGTAAAAGCGGGAGCAAGAAGCTGGATGCCATGACCCTGATCAAGGAAG ACATGTCCATCTTCGGCCACTGCCCGGCCCACGACGAGTTTTACCTGGTGGTTTGCAACCACTGCAGCCAGGTGGTGAAGCCTCAAGCCTTCCAGAAGCACTGCG AACGCCGCCACGGCCCTCTGAGCAAGCTGTACGCCCgcgccggctccggccccgccaaGTGCCACGCCGTCAACGGGCAGCCGCCGGCTTGCGGAGTCCCCGGCGCCGCCAAGGCCCCGCGGGAGAAGGtgcccggcgcccgcggccgAGCCCAGCCGCTGCCGGAGCGGCCCGCCAAGGCCCAGAAGGACAACCTCTG CCTCTTCATGCCCGTGGTGAACCTGGAGAAGATATCCAGCCTTCCCAAACCGGATGGGCACGGGATCAAAGTGCCCCCCAAACCTTCAGCCGTGCCCGGACAACCCGCGTGCGGCTCCAAAGAGCCGCCGGGGAAACCCGCCTTGGCGGCAGCGCCGAAagagcccccgccgccggccaaaGCAGCAGGCGACACGGTCGTGCCCGCCGACGGCTCGGCGAGGAAGCCGGAGAACGCGCCCGCTCCGGGGGAGAAGGAGCCGGGCGCCTCCAAGCCGCCCCCTAAATCCCACAAGAAGATGGCGC GGAAGGAGTGCGACTTGAACCGGCAGTGCGGAGTGCTCAACCCCGAAACCAAAAAGATCTGCACCCGTTTGCTCACCTGCAAG ATCCACTCGGTGCACCAGCGGCGCGAAGTGCAAGGCCGGGCCAAGGATTTCGACGTCTTGGTGGCCGAGCTGAAAGCCAACTCCCGCAAGGGCGAGGGCGCCAAGGAGAAGAGCCCGGTGAGGAAGGAGGCGGCCGCCCCCCCCGAGCGCCTCTGCCAGGACGCCTCCTCgctgccgcagccccccgccgtcCTGCCCAGCGCCTCCCCCTGCCGCCCCAAACCGCCCCACTCGCACGGCCCCCTGCCCAG GTCCCGGCTTTCGTCCGAAAGCGACGGCGAGGAGCCGCCGGCGGCTTCCGGCGAGGGCGACGCGGGGCTCTACCCCTTCCCGCTGGCCAAGGGCGGCAGCCGGGTGTCGAGCGACGAGAGCGAAGAGGAGGCGGGCGACGACGTTCACCGCCCGGATTGCCATTACGCctcgcgcccgccgcggccccaaGCG TTCTGCACCTTCGGCAGCCGCTTGGTGAGCCCGGGCTGTTACGTCTTCAACCGGCGGCTCGACCGCTTCTGCTCGGCGCTCGGCTCCATGCTGGAGAGGCATCTCAGCTCGCACATGTGGAA GAAAATCCCGCCGGCCGCCGACCCTCAGCTCCAcaccgccccggcccccggcggcaACCCGAGCTGCGGTCCCGGCGCCCCGCCGGGCAGCCTCGCGCGGCCTTCGGCGACCTGCCCGGCTCCGTCCGGCGCCCGCGACGCCCGGCCTCCCGCCAGCCTCAACTACACGGTGGGTTCgccgcccgcggcggccgcctgcAGCCAGCCCGAGTGTCCCGGCGGCGGCAGCCAGTCCATCACCTCCCCGCTGCCCGCCAACATCCCCTCGCCGTCCTTCAGCAAGTTGCCTTCCACCAAGGCCAGCAAATCCTCCAAAGCCAAGGAAGCGGCGGGAGGCGCCGAGCCcgacgccgctgccgccgccgcccgcaagCGCAAGcagcccccgggcgccgccgccggccccccctaCAAACGGACCTGCCTGGCGGATTCGGCCAAGGGCAAAGGCACCGGCTGCCAGGTTTCCCACCCTCCCGGTAAGACGAAACCGTCGCTGGGTTGCCCTTCCTcttcgtcgtcgtcgtcgtcatcttcctcatcctcttccctcaACGGTTCGGTGGCTCCGGGCTCCCGGGTGAAACGGGCCGGCCCGCTggactgcagggctgctggccaccctcctcctcttcctcctcctcctcctcctcctccggtgAAAGCCTCGCAGCTGGAAAACCGCGGCTCGCCGCTCAACGGGCCCAAGGCGCTGGCGGCGAACTGCATCTCCGACGCCGAGGCCAAGAAGCGCAAGAACGCCGCCACGTACTGCCGGCCCGTCAAGCCCAAGCACTCCGTCCCCTTGCCGGCACCGGCGCCGGCTCCGGCACCGGCGCCCTCCGACTCGGGCTGCTCCGCGCGCAGGAAGAAGCCGGGGGTCCCCCCGGGTTTCGAGGAGAAGCGCAGCGCCCTGAAG TCGAAAGCCCATTAA
- the AMIGO1 gene encoding amphoterin-induced protein 1, whose amino-acid sequence MRGAGGPAVALLLAAVALVPPGSRAAAGCPPRCVCASNILSCSQAVLSGVPAPLPRFTAVLDLSHNNVSRLRADWAPGRLAHLHSLLLSHNGLTFVSTEAFAHVPHLRHLDLSSNRLRALDENLFSDLAELEVLLLYNNEIAAVDRTAFENLARLRKLYLSQNHIARFPLELLKDGSRLPQLALLDLSANRLKSLPVAELQALPAWLRDGLYLHANPLACDCPLYELFARWHRRQLSAVLDFQEELRCLLPPSKKPVDILSLGSPGLLNCSEAKEAVLEAHLGDTVTLGCDTRLRAVSAREWVTPAGERLLEEGGNGSAALLANGSLRLRALRPEDGGTYACSVAGAVLNETLYVELLVHNFTLHGPHDTLNTAYTTLVGCILSVVLVLIYLYLTPCRCCCRAGDKPAAPHDDSINSSMLSATPNHNAEAPAPKEPFRPRSASSVAAAAAAAARGQNGKFKAGGTPEPAPKEGAKAQRKMSDPDSVSSVFSDTPIVV is encoded by the coding sequence atgcgcggggccggggggccggcggtGGCCCTGCTGCTGGCGGCGGTGGCCCTGGTGCCAccggggagccgcgcggcggccggCTGCCCCCCGCGCTGCGTCTGCGCCTCCAACATCCTGAGCTGCTCGCAGGCGGTGCTGAGCGGCGtgccggcgccgctgccccgcttCACCGCCGTCCTCGACCTGAGCCACAACAACGTGAGCCGCTTGCGGGCCGACTGGGCGCCGGGGCGCTTGGCCCACCTGCACTCGCTGCTGCTCAGCCACAACGGCCTCACCTTCGTGTCCACGGAGGCCTTCGCCCACGTGCCCCACCTGCGCCACCTGGACCTCTCCTCGAACCGCCTGCGGGCCCTCGACGAGAACCTCTTCAGCGACCTGGCCGAGCTCGAGGTGCTGCTGCTCTACAACAACGAGATCGCCGCCGTGGACCGCACGGCCTTCGAGAACCTGGCGCGCCTGCGCAAGCTCTACCTGAGCCAGAACCACATCGCCCGCTTCCCGCTGGAGCTGCTCAAGGACGGCAGCCGCCTGCCCCAGCTGGCCCTGCTCGACCTCTCCGCCAACCGCCTCAAGAGCCTGCCCGTGGCCGAGCTGCAGGCGCTGCCCGCCTGGCTGCGCGACGGCCTCTACCTGCACGCCAACCCGCTGGCTTGCGACTGTCCCCTCTACGAGCTCTTCGCCCGCTGGCACCGGCGCCAGCTCAGCGCCGTGCTGGATTTCCAGGAGGAGCTGCGCTGCCTGCTCCCACCCTCCAAGAAACCCGTCGACATCCTCTCCCTGGGCAGCCCCGGGCTGCTCAACTGCAGCGAGGCCAAGGAAGCCGTGCTGGAAGCCCACCTGGGCGACACCGTCACGCTGGGCTGCGACACCCGCCTGCGGGCTGTGAGCGCCCGCGAGTGGGTGACGCCGGCCGGCGAgcggctgctggaggaagggggcAACGGCAGCGCGGCGCTGCTGGCCAACGGCAGCctgcggctgcgggcgctgcgccCGGAGGACGGCGGCACCTACGCCTGCTCGGTGGCCGGCGCCGTCCTCAACGAGACGCTCTACGTGGAGCTGCTGGTGCACAACTTCACGCTGCACGGCCCCCACGACACCCTCAACACCGCCTACACCACGCTGGTGGGCTGCATCCTCAGCGTGGTGCTGGTGCTCATCTACCTGTACCTGACgccctgccgctgctgctgccgcgccGGCGACAAGCCGGCCGCCCCGCACGACGACAGCATCAACTCCTCCATGCTCAGCGCCACCCCCAACCACAACGCCGAGGCGCCCGCGCCCAAGGAGCCCTTCCGGCCCCGCTCGGCTTCctccgtcgccgccgccgccgccgcagccgcccgggGTCAGAACGGCAAGTTCAAAGCCGGCGGCACTCCCGAGCCGGCGCCCAAGGAGGGTGCCAAGGCGCAGAGGAAGATGTCCGATCCGGATTCGGTCAGCTCGGTGTTTTCAGACACCCCCATCGTGGTGTAG
- the GPR61 gene encoding G-protein coupled receptor 61 produces MEPSLPAPWAWNGSRPARPLQPSPGSMPPNGTADAKPKDVASKSVGLFFMLLIDLTAIVGNAAVMTVIVKTPALRKFVFVFHLCLVDFLAALTLMPLEMLSGSAVFDSPVFGEAMCRVYLFLSVCFISMCILSISTINVERYYYVVHPMRYEVKMTVGLVACVLVGVWLKAVATSLVPVLGWLSPDRPQVPAGRGCSLQWSRGPYCKFFVVFFAAFYFLLPLLIIVVVYCSMFKVARVAAMHHGPLPTWMETPRRRSESLSSRSTMVTSSGAPRTTPQRTFGGGKAAAILLAVGGQFLFCWLPYFSFHLYTALSPQPLAGRQAETVVTWLGYFCFTSNPFFYGCLNRQIRGELGRLLTCFFKQPPEDDLRLPSREGSIEENFLQFLQGTGCPAEPRPRPGTPSPKQDQPPVDFRIPGQIAEEAAEVPEQRHRGGGGGGGGGGYVPVAASPKPEL; encoded by the coding sequence AtggagccctccctgcctgccccatggGCCTGGAACGGCTCTAGGCCGGCGCGGCCGCTCCAGCCCTCGCCGGGCTCCATGCCCCCCAACGGCACGGCCGACGCCAAGCCCAAGGACGTGGCCTCCAAGTCGGTggggctcttcttcatgctgCTCATCGACCTGACGGCCATCGTGGGCAACGCGGCCGTCATGACCGTCATCGTGAAGACGCCGGCGCTGCGCAAGTTCGTCTTCGTCTTCCACCTCTGCCTGGTGGACTTCCTGGCCGCCCTCACCCTCATGCCCCTGGAGATGCTCTCCGGCTCGGCCGTCTTCGACAGCCCCGTTTTCGGCGAGGCCATGTGCCGCGTCTACCTGTTCCTCAGCGTCTGCTTCATCAGCATGTGCATCCTCTCCATCTCCACCATCAACGTGGAGCGCTACTACTACGTGGTGCACCCCATGCGCTACGAGGTGAAGATGACGGTGGGGCTGGTGGCCTGCGTGCTGGTGGGTGTCTGGCTCAAGGCGGTGGCCACCTCCCTGGTCCCCGTGCTGGGCTGGCTCTCGCCGGACCGGCCGCAGGTCCCCGCCGGCCGCGGGTGCTCGCTGCAATGGAGCCGCGGGCCCTACTGCAAGTTCTTCGTGGTCTTCTTTGCCGCCTTCTACTTCCTCCTGCCCCTCCTCATCATCGTCGTGGTCTACTGCAGCATGTTCAAGGTGGCGCGGGTGGCCGCCATGCACCACGGCCCGCTGCCCACCTGGATGGAGACGCCGCGCCGGCGCTCCGAGTCGCTCAGCAGCCGCTCCACCATGGTGACCAGCTCGGGGGCGCCGCGCACCACGCCGCAGAGGACGTTCGGCGGCGGCAAGGCGGCCGCCATCCTGCTGGCCGTGGGGGGCCAGTTCCTCTTCTGCTGGCTGCCCTACTTCTCCTTCCACCTCTACACGGCGCTGAGCCCCCAGCCGCTGGCGGGGCGGCAAGCCGAGACCGTGGTCACCTGGCTCGGCTACTTCTGCTTTACCTCCAACCCTTTCTTCTACGGGTGCCTCAACCGGCAGATCCGCGGCGAGCTCGGCCGGCTCCTCACCTGCTTCTTCAAGCAGCCGCCGGAGGACGACCTGCGGCTGCCCAGCCGCGAGGGCTCCATCGAGGAGAACTTCCTGCAGTTCCTCCAGGGCACGGGttgccccgccgagccccggccccggcctggcacccccagccccaaGCAGGACCAGCCCCCCGTCGACTTCCGCATCCCGGGGCAGATCGCCGAGGAGGCGGCCGAGGTGCCCGAGCAGCGGCaccgcggcggtggtggcggtggcggcggtggtggcTACGTGCCGGTGGCCGCCTCTCCCAAACCGGAGCTGTAG